One region of Chitinophaga varians genomic DNA includes:
- a CDS encoding DUF4855 domain-containing protein: MLKLSLLLTSLAFAVSTASVTTSCQKVQMVASPGEEKTTIMAKPKPQPAPVFYISDLALIYQGGIHRLPWTKDQLKPYVFRTTSTGAVEWLFDGFLFIEFTDGMGHEYAEGYEPTPAGKTEWQWLLDRNFEAGKALHALDDELDSLAQLNVKPARKRRVVLTLPEPIRSLSNWGDLNGKTLNFADSADRVAACTWFVETAIAKWQAANFKHIELSGFYWVAEQNTGAVEILPTVANMLHNKQQRFYWIPYYGAAGAANWQSMGFDIAYQQPNYFFDLSSPYSILTGAINFAKTNKMALEMEFDDRLMTQAGYRQKYTDYMNEFGKSGAWKNLPVAYYEGGGAWLKMCGSTDPEIMGLVKRLSDTIVVRQKAAGN, from the coding sequence ATGTTAAAACTATCATTACTGTTGACAAGCCTGGCCTTCGCGGTATCTACGGCTTCTGTTACTACTTCCTGCCAGAAGGTACAAATGGTGGCATCTCCGGGGGAAGAAAAAACTACCATCATGGCGAAGCCAAAGCCTCAGCCAGCACCCGTCTTCTATATTTCCGACCTGGCGTTGATATACCAGGGCGGTATCCACCGGCTGCCCTGGACAAAAGACCAGCTTAAACCTTACGTTTTCCGGACTACCAGCACCGGCGCCGTGGAGTGGCTGTTCGACGGCTTTCTGTTCATCGAATTCACAGACGGCATGGGCCATGAGTATGCAGAAGGTTATGAACCCACGCCCGCCGGAAAAACAGAATGGCAATGGCTGCTGGACCGCAACTTCGAAGCCGGGAAAGCGCTGCACGCCCTCGATGATGAACTGGACAGCCTCGCACAACTAAACGTGAAGCCTGCACGAAAAAGAAGGGTGGTATTAACACTGCCTGAACCTATCCGCAGCCTGAGCAACTGGGGCGATCTGAACGGCAAAACGCTCAATTTCGCAGACAGCGCCGACAGAGTGGCCGCCTGCACCTGGTTCGTGGAAACAGCCATAGCCAAATGGCAGGCCGCCAATTTCAAACATATTGAACTGTCAGGCTTCTACTGGGTAGCAGAACAAAATACCGGCGCGGTGGAAATACTGCCTACCGTGGCCAATATGCTGCACAACAAACAACAACGTTTTTACTGGATACCTTATTACGGTGCCGCAGGCGCGGCCAACTGGCAATCCATGGGCTTCGATATCGCCTATCAGCAGCCTAACTATTTCTTCGATTTGTCATCACCCTACTCTATCCTCACCGGTGCCATCAACTTTGCCAAAACCAATAAAATGGCGCTGGAAATGGAATTTGACGATCGCCTGATGACACAGGCCGGCTATCGCCAGAAGTATACCGACTATATGAACGAATTCGGTAAGAGCGGCGCCTGGAAGAACCTGCCTGTGGCCTATTACGAAGGAGGCGGCGCCTGGCTGAAAATGTGCGGCAGCACAGATCCCGAAATAATGGGGCTGGTAAAAAGACTCTCTGACACAATTGTAGTCAGACAAAAAGCGGCAGGCAATTAA
- a CDS encoding DUF4998 domain-containing protein, translating into MKNQSVLLYLLWGMMIIASCSKMDAYLDIAGRQEISYTGRVDSLKVLPGDGRLLLTWLLISDPKITGITIYYNSKRDSVIMPVKRTQGIDSMDHLFSNMPEGSYSFEVYTWNNTGSRSVPAYITGRSYGTIYKNSLLNRALTNAVISEGDAVLSWGLAEETVTGMEVTYTNNAGSTITVKEPRTAGSTTLKDYKPGSSFSYRTLFRPDTLCIDTFYTTAVTRTPL; encoded by the coding sequence ATGAAAAATCAATCCGTCTTATTATACCTGTTGTGGGGCATGATGATCATCGCCAGCTGTTCTAAAATGGACGCCTACCTGGATATCGCCGGGCGGCAGGAAATATCCTACACCGGCCGCGTAGACTCACTGAAAGTATTGCCCGGCGATGGCCGGCTGCTGCTCACCTGGCTGCTCATCTCCGATCCCAAGATCACCGGCATCACCATTTACTACAACAGCAAAAGAGATTCTGTGATCATGCCCGTCAAAAGAACACAGGGCATAGATTCCATGGACCACCTGTTCAGCAACATGCCGGAAGGCTCCTATAGTTTTGAAGTGTACACCTGGAACAATACCGGCTCCCGCTCAGTGCCCGCTTATATCACAGGACGTTCTTACGGCACTATCTACAAAAACAGCCTGCTGAACCGCGCGCTGACCAACGCCGTCATCAGTGAGGGCGATGCTGTGCTCAGCTGGGGACTGGCAGAAGAAACCGTTACCGGTATGGAGGTGACCTATACCAACAATGCCGGTTCCACTATCACGGTAAAGGAGCCGCGCACCGCCGGCAGTACCACACTGAAAGATTATAAGCCCGGCAGCAGTTTTTCGTACCGCACCTTGTTCCGTCCGGACACGCTCTGCATAGATACGTTCTATACTACCGCCGTTACCCGGACACCACTATAA
- a CDS encoding DUF5000 domain-containing lipoprotein: MKRYLFLILAISWLSACKEEIMKPKLDDPTPPENVTKITETPTPGGAKLTYVLPSNTNLLYVLAEVSTKQGLVRQFKASYYTNSLQIEGLGDTSPYEVKLYSVNKSEVRSSPVSVTIHPLEPPFTDVFKSFAMIADFGGVNLKFSNPSGSELEIGFCGPDSVNKKLALLDTYFSAAKDGNHTFRGLPAVKARFGVFIRDKWGNTSDTLFRELTPLFEKMLDKSKFREIKFPGDGPVYTTEWNIATRFVWDGKYSSTFDSPYDGNGNNWLNLSTNGTTDGTPIHVTIDLGQTAHISRFRLNNYYRFINKAMRKYELWGSNNPSADGSWDSWTKILYYEQVKPSGLQGEQYNDADAEVWLRGDMANFPDGMPAFRYIRVKCLENWMGNGNLCFSEITFWGDTQ; this comes from the coding sequence ATGAAACGATATCTCTTCTTAATACTCGCTATCAGTTGGCTGTCCGCCTGCAAGGAAGAAATAATGAAACCTAAGCTCGATGACCCCACACCGCCGGAGAATGTGACGAAGATAACGGAAACGCCTACACCGGGCGGCGCCAAACTTACCTACGTATTACCTTCCAACACCAACCTGCTGTATGTGCTGGCGGAAGTCTCCACCAAACAAGGGCTGGTCCGTCAATTTAAGGCCTCCTATTATACCAACAGTTTACAGATAGAAGGCCTGGGTGACACTTCCCCCTATGAAGTGAAACTGTATTCCGTCAACAAAAGCGAGGTACGCTCCTCACCGGTGTCTGTCACCATACACCCGCTGGAACCGCCTTTCACGGACGTATTCAAATCTTTTGCGATGATCGCTGACTTCGGAGGTGTGAACCTGAAGTTCAGCAATCCATCCGGTTCCGAACTGGAAATAGGTTTCTGTGGCCCTGACTCCGTCAATAAAAAGCTTGCCTTGCTGGACACGTATTTCTCCGCCGCCAAAGACGGCAATCATACGTTCCGTGGCCTGCCGGCCGTCAAAGCCCGCTTCGGTGTTTTTATCCGCGACAAATGGGGCAACACCTCCGATACCCTGTTCCGGGAGCTGACACCGCTGTTCGAAAAAATGCTCGACAAGTCAAAATTCAGAGAGATCAAATTCCCCGGCGACGGCCCCGTGTATACGACCGAATGGAACATCGCCACCCGCTTCGTCTGGGACGGCAAATATTCCTCCACGTTCGACAGCCCCTACGACGGCAACGGCAACAACTGGCTTAACCTCTCCACCAACGGCACTACAGACGGCACGCCTATCCATGTCACCATCGATCTCGGGCAAACAGCGCACATCAGCCGTTTCCGCCTCAACAATTATTACCGCTTCATCAATAAAGCCATGCGCAAGTATGAACTGTGGGGCAGCAACAATCCATCCGCCGATGGCAGCTGGGACAGCTGGACCAAAATACTTTACTACGAACAGGTAAAACCTTCCGGGCTGCAGGGCGAACAATACAACGACGCTGATGCCGAAGTATGGCTGCGTGGCGATATGGCCAACTTCCCCGACGGCATGCCTGCCTTCCGTTACATCCGTGTCAAATGCCTGGAAAACTGGATGGGCAATGGCAATCTGTGTTTTTCCGAAATCACTTTCTGGGGAGATACCCAATAA
- a CDS encoding RagB/SusD family nutrient uptake outer membrane protein, with product MKKNFLHSIYGIVLTAGMLTTACKKPFLDIVPDNVVTLKNAFSNKTEAEKYLYTCYGYLPDAGPVSNILFFGADDMWTYYENNYFYQSPWKIARGEQNIVNPWVDFWNGNNHARPYFKAIRDCNIFLENMMEGESYKHISYLSPDMQKRWIAEVKFLKAYYHFYLLRMYGPIPITDKSLPVSATPEQVKVKRDPVDKVVDYITRLLDEAIPELPADITNRGTELGRVTKPAAQMLKAKLLVLAASPLFNGNPDYSAFKDKDGQLLFNPDYDAAKWEKAAAACEAAIQTCAGTGIRLYEFTDPFVKISPATATQMSIRGSVTERWNTETVWALSGRVDNVLQTYSMVDRIDPTFPNPTYLNSYMAPTIKMAETFYSNHGVPINEDKTWDYGRRYELRTGTYADRLNIQEGYTTARLNFDRENRFYACLGFDGGRWFMQSNASDENAWNVKAKFGQPQGKVSDQFYSETGYWPKKLVNWKFTQTNNAYTTESYPWPEMRLADLYLLYAEALNETGKGTEAITWLDKIRKRAGLDGVVNSWTNYSTSPGKFSTKEGLRDIIHQERMIELCFEGSRNWDLRRWKKAVIYENKPVLGWDVNQRVASEYYRPRVLFQQTFVAPRDYLWPLREYDLTVNTNLVQNPGW from the coding sequence ATGAAGAAAAACTTTCTACACAGCATATACGGAATAGTCCTCACTGCGGGCATGCTCACCACCGCCTGTAAAAAACCGTTCCTCGATATCGTTCCGGACAACGTGGTAACGCTCAAAAACGCCTTCTCCAATAAAACGGAAGCAGAAAAATACCTGTATACCTGCTACGGCTATCTCCCCGATGCAGGGCCCGTTTCCAATATCCTGTTCTTCGGCGCCGATGATATGTGGACCTATTATGAAAACAACTACTTCTATCAGTCGCCCTGGAAGATAGCCCGCGGTGAACAGAACATCGTGAACCCATGGGTGGATTTCTGGAACGGTAACAATCACGCCAGGCCGTATTTCAAAGCTATCCGCGATTGTAACATCTTCCTGGAAAACATGATGGAAGGTGAATCCTACAAACATATTTCCTATCTCAGCCCCGATATGCAGAAACGCTGGATAGCCGAAGTGAAATTCCTCAAAGCTTATTATCACTTCTATCTGTTACGCATGTACGGACCTATTCCCATCACCGATAAAAGCCTGCCCGTTTCTGCTACGCCGGAACAGGTAAAAGTAAAACGTGATCCTGTTGATAAAGTGGTGGACTACATCACCCGGCTGCTGGACGAGGCTATACCTGAACTGCCCGCCGATATCACCAACCGTGGCACCGAGCTGGGACGTGTCACCAAACCCGCAGCACAGATGCTGAAAGCCAAACTGCTGGTACTGGCTGCCAGCCCGCTGTTCAACGGCAACCCGGACTACTCCGCTTTCAAAGACAAAGACGGTCAGCTGCTGTTTAATCCTGATTATGACGCCGCTAAATGGGAGAAAGCAGCCGCCGCCTGCGAAGCAGCCATACAAACCTGCGCCGGCACAGGCATCCGGCTGTACGAATTCACCGATCCTTTTGTGAAGATATCCCCGGCTACGGCCACACAAATGAGCATACGCGGCAGCGTCACCGAACGATGGAACACAGAAACGGTATGGGCGCTCTCCGGCCGCGTGGACAATGTGCTGCAAACCTATTCCATGGTGGACCGCATAGATCCCACCTTCCCCAATCCGACCTACCTGAACTCCTATATGGCGCCTACGATCAAGATGGCGGAGACATTCTACAGTAACCATGGCGTTCCTATCAATGAAGATAAAACGTGGGACTATGGCCGGCGCTATGAACTACGGACAGGCACCTACGCAGACAGGCTGAACATACAGGAAGGCTACACTACCGCACGGCTCAACTTCGACCGCGAAAACCGCTTCTATGCCTGCCTCGGCTTTGATGGCGGCCGCTGGTTCATGCAGAGCAATGCCTCCGATGAAAACGCCTGGAACGTGAAGGCCAAATTCGGACAGCCGCAGGGAAAAGTGTCCGATCAGTTCTACTCTGAAACCGGCTACTGGCCCAAGAAACTGGTGAACTGGAAATTTACGCAGACCAATAACGCCTATACCACCGAAAGTTACCCCTGGCCCGAAATGCGCCTTGCAGACCTCTATCTGCTTTACGCAGAAGCCCTGAACGAAACGGGCAAAGGAACGGAAGCCATTACCTGGCTCGACAAAATCCGTAAACGCGCCGGCCTCGACGGGGTAGTCAACTCCTGGACGAACTACTCCACCAGTCCGGGTAAATTCTCTACCAAAGAAGGCCTCCGCGACATCATACACCAGGAACGTATGATAGAACTGTGCTTTGAAGGATCACGCAACTGGGACCTGAGAAGATGGAAAAAGGCAGTCATATACGAAAACAAACCCGTACTGGGATGGGATGTGAACCAACGGGTGGCCAGCGAATACTATCGCCCCCGCGTGCTGTTCCAGCAAACTTTCGTAGCGCCACGGGATTATCTCTGGCCGCTCCGCGAATACGATCTTACCGTAAATACCAACCTGGTACAGAATCCCGGCTGGTAA
- a CDS encoding SusC/RagA family TonB-linked outer membrane protein, which produces MKLTLVLMIAATLQATAGAFGQQVTLHQKNASLLEVLKSIRKQTGCSFIGDRQMLQRTHGIDVTVTNATLEEALKASMKELPLSWSVVGSTIIIREKETPTPVRNPAVADSTIVIRGKVTDSSGMSLPGVSVTLKSDPKKGVQTDAGGNFTMRMPTKDVLVFTYIGFDKKEIPVARSGIITTVLDPVDSKLNEVAVVAYGTQKKTSMVGAVTTINPKELKGPTSNLTTMMAGRLAGVISFQRSGEPGRDNAEFFIRGITSFGSGKVDPLILIDGMEMTPNDLARIQPDDIAGFSILKDATASSLYGARGANGVILVTTKSGQLGKTRFNVRVENSTSSNTRNFKLADNITYMKLANEAVITREPLTTRPYTQSQIAHTAAGDDPYVYPNNNWINELVKNTTNNQRYNLNLNGGVERAQYYIGATYNIDNGVLRTINDNNFNSNVKTRNYEIRSNINIKLTPTTDAVVRTSGRFSDYNGPIGGGGEIFRQAMSATPVRFPAYFPASFAPDEKHPLFGNMKADDGSFYTNPFANAVSGFQQETSSTLIAQLELKQNFNFITKGLSARMMAYTKRYSFFNMSRKFNPFYYSVSIDPEEGLRGLTLLNETQGTEYLNYSPGDKQVTTFTYMEAAVNYDKVINDRHAINGMLITILNNQLSANAGSLIASLPRRNQGVSGRFTYAYDDRYMMEFNFGYNGSERFDRNHRWGFFPSIGGGWTVSNEAFFSGLLPVVSRLKLRATYGLVGNDQIGNNDDRFFYLSDIDLGGGNGYTFGENFTEGRPGVRINRYENKNITWEKAYKTNLGFELELFKNLHLEADFFHERRTNILMSRAYIPTTMGLYGTPQANVGIAEGRGVDMTMEYKRNFGKKTWLQVRGTFTYATSKILVNEEPLYPDQNKYLSRVGYPIAQTWGLVAERYFVDEHEVLNSPRQNYGKYMAGDIKYKDINGDGQITDLDRVPIGYPTTPEINYGFGFTFGYGAFDISAFFQGSGRSSVFINPGAMAPFITGHYGSSPTMDQHGLLQVIADDHWSENNRDLYAFWPRLSYSYQNNNLQTSTWWMRNGAFLRLKTVELGYTLPPRGLKRYGLSQLRLYANGFNLLSFSNFKLWDVEMGGNGLGYPVQRVFNVGVNLGF; this is translated from the coding sequence ATGAAACTGACGCTCGTCCTGATGATCGCAGCTACCTTACAGGCCACCGCCGGCGCCTTCGGCCAGCAGGTGACACTTCACCAGAAAAACGCCTCCCTGCTGGAAGTGCTGAAGTCTATCCGCAAACAAACCGGATGCAGTTTTATCGGCGACCGCCAAATGCTGCAACGCACACACGGGATAGACGTCACCGTGACCAACGCCACCCTGGAAGAGGCCCTGAAAGCCTCCATGAAAGAGCTGCCCCTCAGCTGGTCGGTGGTAGGCTCCACCATTATCATCCGCGAAAAGGAAACGCCCACGCCTGTACGTAACCCGGCAGTGGCAGACTCGACTATCGTTATCCGCGGAAAAGTTACCGACAGCAGCGGCATGTCACTGCCCGGCGTGTCCGTTACCCTGAAGTCAGACCCCAAAAAAGGCGTACAGACAGACGCAGGCGGCAATTTCACCATGCGCATGCCCACGAAAGACGTCCTCGTCTTCACGTACATCGGCTTTGACAAAAAAGAAATACCGGTGGCCCGCAGCGGCATCATCACCACTGTCCTGGACCCGGTAGACAGCAAACTGAATGAAGTGGCCGTAGTGGCCTACGGCACCCAGAAAAAAACCAGCATGGTAGGCGCTGTCACCACCATCAACCCTAAAGAACTGAAAGGTCCCACCAGCAACCTCACGACCATGATGGCCGGCAGGCTGGCAGGTGTGATATCCTTCCAGCGCAGCGGAGAACCCGGCCGCGACAACGCCGAGTTCTTCATCCGTGGCATCACCTCCTTCGGTAGCGGCAAGGTAGATCCGCTCATCCTCATCGACGGCATGGAAATGACACCTAACGATCTCGCCCGCATCCAGCCGGATGACATCGCAGGCTTCTCCATCCTGAAAGATGCCACCGCTTCTTCGTTATACGGCGCCAGGGGAGCCAACGGCGTTATCCTCGTTACCACCAAGTCAGGCCAGCTGGGCAAGACAAGGTTTAACGTACGCGTTGAGAACTCCACCTCTTCCAATACCCGCAACTTCAAACTGGCAGACAACATCACCTATATGAAACTGGCCAATGAAGCTGTCATCACCAGGGAACCGCTCACCACCAGGCCTTATACACAAAGCCAGATAGCGCATACCGCCGCCGGTGATGATCCGTACGTTTATCCCAACAACAACTGGATCAATGAACTGGTGAAGAACACGACCAACAACCAGCGCTACAACCTCAACCTCAACGGCGGCGTGGAAAGAGCGCAATACTATATCGGCGCCACCTACAACATCGATAACGGCGTGCTGCGCACCATCAACGATAATAATTTCAACAGCAACGTTAAAACACGTAACTACGAAATACGCTCGAACATCAATATAAAACTCACTCCCACTACCGATGCCGTGGTCCGTACCTCCGGCAGGTTCTCCGACTACAACGGGCCTATCGGAGGCGGCGGCGAAATATTCCGGCAGGCCATGAGCGCCACGCCCGTGCGCTTCCCCGCCTACTTCCCCGCCAGCTTCGCGCCCGATGAAAAACATCCGCTCTTTGGCAATATGAAAGCCGATGACGGCAGTTTTTATACCAACCCCTTCGCCAACGCGGTGTCCGGCTTCCAGCAGGAAACATCTTCCACGCTGATCGCACAGCTGGAACTGAAGCAGAATTTCAACTTCATCACCAAAGGGCTGTCAGCCAGAATGATGGCCTATACCAAACGGTACTCCTTCTTTAACATGAGCCGGAAATTCAACCCGTTCTACTACAGCGTTAGCATCGACCCGGAAGAAGGCCTCCGTGGCCTCACCCTGCTCAACGAAACACAGGGCACGGAATACCTGAACTACAGTCCCGGCGACAAGCAGGTGACCACGTTCACTTACATGGAAGCAGCAGTGAACTATGATAAAGTGATCAACGACCGGCACGCTATCAATGGTATGCTCATCACCATCCTCAACAACCAGCTGAGCGCCAATGCCGGCTCCCTCATTGCTTCGCTCCCGCGCCGCAACCAGGGCGTATCCGGCAGGTTCACCTACGCATATGACGACCGCTACATGATGGAATTTAATTTCGGCTACAACGGCTCCGAAAGATTCGACAGAAACCACCGTTGGGGCTTCTTCCCGTCTATCGGCGGCGGCTGGACCGTCAGCAACGAGGCGTTTTTTTCCGGCCTGCTGCCCGTCGTGTCACGGCTGAAACTCCGCGCCACATATGGGCTGGTGGGCAATGACCAGATCGGCAACAACGATGATCGTTTTTTCTATCTCTCTGATATCGACCTGGGTGGCGGTAACGGCTATACGTTCGGTGAGAATTTTACAGAAGGCAGACCCGGCGTCCGTATCAACCGTTATGAAAACAAAAACATCACCTGGGAGAAAGCCTACAAAACCAACCTCGGCTTCGAACTGGAGCTGTTTAAAAACCTGCACCTCGAAGCAGATTTTTTTCATGAGCGCCGCACCAATATCCTGATGTCGCGCGCTTATATCCCCACTACCATGGGACTGTATGGCACCCCGCAAGCCAACGTCGGCATCGCTGAAGGCCGCGGCGTGGACATGACGATGGAATACAAACGCAACTTCGGCAAAAAGACATGGCTGCAGGTAAGGGGCACCTTCACTTATGCCACCAGCAAAATACTGGTCAATGAAGAACCGCTGTACCCCGACCAGAACAAGTACCTCTCCCGCGTTGGTTATCCTATTGCACAGACGTGGGGCCTCGTGGCCGAACGTTATTTCGTCGATGAACATGAAGTGCTGAACTCTCCCCGGCAGAACTACGGCAAGTACATGGCCGGCGATATCAAATACAAAGACATCAACGGCGACGGCCAGATAACCGATCTCGACAGAGTGCCCATCGGTTATCCCACTACACCAGAAATCAACTACGGCTTCGGTTTCACCTTTGGATACGGCGCGTTCGATATCAGCGCGTTCTTCCAGGGCTCCGGCCGTTCATCCGTCTTCATCAACCCCGGCGCCATGGCGCCCTTTATCACCGGCCACTACGGCTCATCCCCAACCATGGACCAGCATGGCCTGCTGCAGGTCATCGCCGACGACCACTGGTCAGAAAACAACCGCGACCTGTATGCCTTCTGGCCACGCCTCAGCTACAGCTATCAAAACAATAACCTGCAGACTTCCACCTGGTGGATGCGCAACGGCGCCTTCCTCCGGCTTAAGACCGTGGAACTGGGATATACCCTCCCGCCGCGGGGACTGAAACGCTACGGCCTCAGCCAGCTGCGCCTTTATGCCAATGGCTTCAACCTGCTCAGCTTCAGCAATTTCAAACTATGGGACGTGGAAATGGGAGGTAACGGTCTCGGCTATCCGGTGCAACGAGTGTTCAACGTAGGCGTGAACCTCGGATTCTAA
- a CDS encoding FecR domain-containing protein: MNNEEAGLFVKRYAAGTATPEEHADFEQWIYEQPLQEVQSLLDEYTLLLEQHPVWLPANRELLERMLRELDLQQPARIVLLPWWKRKRTLAAGVALLLAATGYALWHQTAFRKQSLMAAATIIPAGSSRATLQLADGTTIELDSAGAPGAIKPSHVLKIAAGLLQYDPQQQTANTVFNTLSTPRGGQYRLLLQDGTRVWLNAASSVRFPVAFNGNARTVEISGEAYFEVAPQVNKPFIVKAGAMQVNVLGTHFTVSAYSEENQVRTTLATGKVAVTAGNNTLQLSPGQQSVLPKGSDAFTLRTVDTEQEMAWKDGRFIFNGNIRDIMPQLERWYDIQVEYEGNISNQAFIGDISRNENLSEVLKILELTGNIHFRSVNRKIIVSP, from the coding sequence ATGAACAATGAAGAAGCAGGCCTCTTCGTAAAAAGATACGCTGCCGGGACCGCCACTCCTGAAGAACATGCGGACTTTGAGCAATGGATATACGAACAACCACTACAGGAAGTACAAAGCCTGCTGGATGAATATACCCTGTTGCTGGAACAGCATCCTGTATGGCTACCTGCCAACCGGGAACTGCTGGAACGCATGTTGCGTGAACTGGACCTCCAGCAACCGGCCCGGATCGTTCTTTTGCCATGGTGGAAAAGAAAACGTACGCTCGCTGCAGGCGTGGCCCTTCTGCTGGCCGCCACCGGCTATGCGCTGTGGCACCAGACTGCTTTCCGCAAACAGTCCCTGATGGCTGCGGCAACCATTATCCCCGCCGGCAGCAGCCGCGCTACCCTGCAACTGGCAGATGGCACCACCATTGAGCTGGACAGCGCCGGCGCGCCAGGGGCCATAAAGCCCAGCCACGTGTTGAAAATAGCTGCCGGGCTATTGCAGTACGATCCGCAGCAACAAACTGCCAACACCGTATTTAATACCCTTTCCACCCCGCGTGGCGGGCAATACCGGCTGCTGCTACAGGATGGCACACGGGTATGGCTAAACGCAGCTTCTTCGGTCCGCTTTCCGGTAGCGTTTAACGGTAACGCCCGTACGGTGGAAATCAGCGGTGAAGCATATTTTGAAGTGGCGCCACAGGTGAACAAACCCTTTATCGTAAAAGCAGGCGCCATGCAGGTCAACGTGCTGGGCACCCATTTCACAGTCAGCGCCTACTCGGAAGAAAACCAGGTACGCACCACCCTCGCAACAGGCAAAGTGGCCGTCACCGCCGGTAATAACACCCTGCAACTGTCACCCGGTCAGCAGTCCGTACTGCCTAAAGGCAGCGACGCCTTCACCCTCCGTACCGTAGATACCGAACAGGAAATGGCCTGGAAAGACGGACGCTTCATTTTCAACGGCAACATCCGCGACATCATGCCGCAACTGGAACGCTGGTACGACATACAGGTGGAATATGAAGGCAACATCAGTAACCAGGCATTTATAGGAGATATTTCACGGAATGAAAACCTGAGCGAAGTACTGAAAATACTGGAGCTCACAGGAAACATACATTTCAGGTCGGTTAACAGAAAGATTATCGTATCACCGTAA
- a CDS encoding RNA polymerase sigma factor — MNNLPDDAAMMTGLCQGDRASFVLLYEQHAGELYRYIYLFIRSREDAEDILQNVFTRIWMKRETLGEVRSMRSFLFRVTRNQVLNYFRSAKVKMRVQKLMATEDAAENADAGELLQYKQYYELAKDAINKLPKRRQEVFRLSHEGGLNTHEIADQLHISSSAVKQHLYAASDFIRDYLQKHGDITASLLIFLTLFDNCC, encoded by the coding sequence ATGAACAACCTGCCTGATGATGCTGCAATGATGACCGGCCTGTGCCAGGGCGACAGGGCGTCTTTTGTACTGCTGTATGAACAGCATGCCGGCGAGTTATATCGTTACATTTATCTTTTTATCCGTTCCCGTGAAGATGCGGAGGATATCCTTCAGAATGTTTTTACCCGTATCTGGATGAAACGGGAGACCCTGGGAGAAGTCCGTTCCATGCGCAGTTTCCTCTTCCGTGTCACCCGCAACCAGGTGCTCAATTATTTCCGCAGCGCCAAGGTGAAGATGCGGGTACAGAAACTGATGGCCACTGAAGATGCCGCCGAAAACGCCGATGCCGGCGAGCTGCTGCAATACAAACAATATTATGAGCTGGCCAAAGACGCTATCAACAAACTGCCTAAACGCCGGCAGGAGGTATTTCGCCTGAGCCATGAAGGCGGACTCAATACGCACGAAATTGCCGACCAGCTGCATATCTCTTCTTCCGCGGTGAAACAACACCTCTATGCCGCTTCAGACTTTATCCGCGACTATTTGCAGAAACACGGCGATATCACCGCTTCCCTGCTGATTTTCCTGACACTCTTCGACAATTGTTGCTGA